Proteins encoded by one window of Xylella fastidiosa:
- the rsmD gene encoding 16S rRNA (guanine(966)-N(2))-methyltransferase RsmD, giving the protein MNHRRVLPVRVCGEGHVRIIGGRWRNTRLRVPELPGLRPTSSRVRETLFNWLMPVLPGAHVLDLFAGSGALGLEAVSRGAARAVLVERHAELVVLLREQVARLGAQDQVEIVQADALQWLQRPAAARFDIIFLDPPFAAGVWETVVVRLALHVAAAAWLYMESPVDLEPVMLPGWELHRDGRTREVCYALYRYPAVTLPVGSKSVSSV; this is encoded by the coding sequence ATGAATCATCGGCGTGTGTTACCGGTGCGTGTTTGTGGTGAAGGACATGTACGGATTATCGGTGGCCGCTGGCGGAATACGCGCTTGAGAGTGCCGGAACTGCCTGGGTTACGTCCGACCAGTAGCCGTGTGCGCGAAACGCTGTTCAATTGGTTGATGCCTGTGTTGCCGGGGGCACATGTTCTGGATTTGTTTGCTGGGAGCGGTGCGTTGGGATTGGAAGCGGTGTCGCGTGGTGCGGCGAGGGCGGTACTGGTCGAACGTCACGCGGAGTTGGTGGTCCTGTTGCGTGAGCAGGTGGCGCGGCTTGGTGCTCAGGATCAGGTGGAGATTGTGCAGGCTGATGCGTTGCAGTGGTTGCAACGGCCTGCTGCGGCGCGTTTCGATATTATCTTTCTTGATCCGCCGTTTGCTGCTGGGGTGTGGGAGACGGTGGTGGTGCGATTGGCGCTGCACGTGGCGGCCGCAGCGTGGTTGTATATGGAGTCTCCGGTTGATCTGGAACCAGTGATGCTGCCAGGTTGGGAGTTGCATCGTGACGGTCGCACGCGTGAAGTGTGCTATGCGTTGTATCGGTATCCGGCTGTTACACTGCCTGTTGGTTCTAAGTCAGTATCGTCTGTATGA
- a CDS encoding YfhL family 4Fe-4S dicluster ferredoxin has protein sequence MSLRINALCVNCDVCEPVCPNRAISMGETIYIIDPLRCTECVGHYDEPQCVVVCPVECIDPDPGLLETREQLLSKLQQLQRNDPELYEKESPDL, from the coding sequence ATGTCGTTAAGGATTAATGCGTTGTGCGTTAATTGCGATGTGTGTGAGCCGGTCTGTCCGAATCGGGCGATTTCGATGGGGGAGACGATCTACATCATTGATCCGCTGCGCTGTACCGAGTGTGTTGGTCATTACGATGAGCCGCAATGCGTGGTTGTTTGCCCGGTGGAGTGTATTGATCCAGATCCTGGTCTGTTGGAAACGCGGGAGCAACTGCTTAGTAAGTTGCAGCAGTTGCAACGCAACGATCCCGAGTTGTATGAAAAGGAATCTCCTGATTTATGA
- the coaD gene encoding pantetheine-phosphate adenylyltransferase, translating into MSVVNRRIAVYPGTFDPITNGHIDLVSRAAPLFESVVVGVAQSPSKGPSLPLQQRVTLAREALCQHENVQVIGFDTLLAHFVRHVGAGVLLRGLRAVSDFEYEFQMASMNRHLIPEVETLFLTPAEQHSFISSSLVREIARLGGDVSGFAPAAVVAALRQNL; encoded by the coding sequence ATGAGCGTGGTTAATCGCCGCATCGCCGTCTATCCTGGCACCTTCGATCCGATCACTAATGGTCACATTGATTTAGTGAGTCGTGCTGCTCCGCTGTTTGAGTCGGTTGTGGTTGGTGTTGCGCAGAGTCCATCCAAGGGACCTTCTCTGCCGTTGCAGCAGCGTGTGACTCTGGCGCGTGAGGCGTTGTGCCAGCATGAAAATGTGCAGGTCATTGGGTTCGATACATTGTTAGCGCATTTTGTGCGTCACGTTGGCGCGGGTGTGTTGCTGCGTGGCTTGCGTGCGGTTTCGGATTTCGAGTATGAGTTCCAGATGGCGAGTATGAATCGTCATCTGATCCCTGAAGTTGAGACATTATTTCTGACTCCGGCGGAGCAGCATAGTTTTATTTCGTCTTCGCTGGTGCGTGAGATTGCGCGGCTTGGCGGAGATGTTTCCGGCTTTGCACCTGCGGCGGTCGTTGCGGCGTTACGTCAGAATCTTTAG
- the htpG gene encoding molecular chaperone HtpG, which produces MTLEADKQTHGFQTEVKQLLQLMIHSLYSNKEIFLRELISNAADAADKLRFEALSAPSLLEEDPNLRIRVEFDKQAHTITIDDNGIGMSRDEAIAHLGTIAKSGTADFLKTLSGDQRKDANLIGQFGVGFYSAFIVADHVDVYSRRAGLTAAEGVHWSSKGEGNFEVATIDKPQRGTRVVLHLKENEQHFAEGWTLRSTLKKYSDHIGLPIEMLKEHHGKEEEKDTPKEAEWEAVNKASALWTRPKNDIKDEEYQEFYKHISHDMTNPLAWSHNKVEGKLEYTSLLYVPTRAPFDLYHRNAAKGLKLYVQRVFIMDQAEQFLPLYLRFIKGVVDSADLSLNVSREILQSGPVVDSMKAALSKRALDMLEKLAKDAPEDYKTFWKNFGQVLKEGPAEDYSNREKVASLLRFASTYDTSGDPSVALTDYIARMKEGQDKLYYLTGESYAQIKDSPYLEVFRKKGIEVLLLVDRIDEWLMNYLHEFDGKSFVDIARGDLDLGNLDSEADKKAQEEIAKTKEALASRIKATLGEDVAEVRVSHRLTDSPAVLAIGEGDLGLQMRQLLEASGQKVPETKPVFEFNPSHPLIEKLDAEQDMDRFADLSHILFDQAALAAGDSLKDPANYVRRLNKLLLELSA; this is translated from the coding sequence ATGACCCTCGAAGCAGACAAACAGACCCACGGCTTCCAAACGGAAGTCAAACAGTTACTGCAACTGATGATCCACTCCCTGTACTCAAACAAGGAGATTTTCCTACGCGAATTAATCTCCAATGCTGCCGATGCTGCGGACAAACTGCGCTTTGAGGCATTGAGCGCCCCCTCATTACTGGAAGAAGATCCCAACCTGCGCATCCGCGTTGAGTTTGATAAACAAGCACACACCATCACCATTGATGACAACGGCATTGGTATGAGTCGTGATGAGGCCATTGCACACCTGGGCACGATTGCCAAGTCAGGCACCGCGGATTTCCTCAAAACACTGTCTGGCGATCAACGCAAAGACGCCAACCTCATTGGCCAATTCGGTGTCGGCTTCTACAGTGCCTTTATTGTCGCCGACCACGTCGACGTCTACAGCCGCCGCGCCGGACTGACAGCAGCCGAGGGCGTACACTGGTCGAGCAAAGGTGAAGGCAACTTTGAAGTGGCCACCATTGATAAACCGCAACGCGGTACCCGCGTCGTGCTCCACCTGAAAGAAAATGAACAACACTTTGCAGAAGGATGGACCCTACGCAGCACCCTGAAAAAATATTCCGACCACATCGGCCTCCCCATTGAAATGCTCAAGGAACACCACGGCAAGGAGGAAGAAAAAGACACCCCCAAAGAAGCCGAGTGGGAAGCCGTCAACAAAGCCAGCGCCCTATGGACACGCCCCAAAAACGACATTAAGGATGAGGAATACCAGGAATTCTATAAACACATCTCACACGATATGACCAACCCGCTCGCCTGGAGCCATAACAAGGTCGAAGGCAAGCTGGAATACACCTCCTTACTCTATGTCCCAACACGCGCACCATTTGACCTGTACCACCGCAATGCTGCCAAGGGACTGAAACTGTATGTACAACGTGTTTTCATCATGGATCAAGCGGAACAGTTCCTGCCGCTCTACCTGCGTTTCATCAAGGGCGTTGTTGACTCTGCCGACCTCTCGCTGAACGTCTCCCGCGAGATCCTCCAATCTGGCCCAGTCGTGGACTCCATGAAAGCCGCACTGAGCAAACGCGCCCTGGACATGCTTGAAAAACTCGCCAAAGACGCCCCAGAAGATTACAAAACCTTCTGGAAAAACTTTGGCCAGGTACTGAAAGAAGGACCCGCCGAGGATTACAGCAACCGCGAGAAAGTCGCCAGCCTGCTGCGCTTTGCCTCAACCTACGACACCTCCGGTGATCCCTCCGTCGCACTCACCGATTACATCGCACGCATGAAAGAAGGTCAGGACAAGCTCTACTACCTGACCGGAGAATCCTACGCACAAATCAAGGACAGCCCATACCTGGAAGTATTCCGTAAAAAAGGCATTGAAGTACTGCTACTGGTAGACCGCATTGACGAGTGGTTGATGAACTACTTACATGAATTCGACGGCAAATCCTTTGTCGACATTGCACGCGGCGATCTGGACCTCGGAAACCTCGACAGCGAAGCAGACAAAAAAGCACAAGAGGAAATCGCAAAAACCAAAGAAGCATTAGCCAGCCGGATCAAAGCCACACTGGGAGAAGATGTTGCCGAAGTGCGCGTCTCACATCGCCTGACCGATTCACCCGCAGTACTCGCCATCGGCGAAGGCGATCTCGGCCTGCAAATGCGTCAGTTACTCGAAGCTAGCGGCCAGAAAGTTCCAGAAACAAAACCCGTCTTCGAATTCAACCCAAGCCACCCACTCATCGAGAAACTGGACGCCGAACAAGACATGGACCGTTTTGCGGACTTGAGCCACATCCTGTTCGATCAAGCCGCACTCGCTGCCGGAGACAGTTTGAAAGACCCGGCCAACTACGTGCGCCGCCTCAACAAACTCCTACTGGAACTATCGGCCTAA